Within Desulfurobacterium thermolithotrophum DSM 11699, the genomic segment ATGGACTTGACTTAAAAAGACGTAACCTTGTTTTTGGAACAGGTGGTGGAAAGGGATGTGTTGCAGGACAATCGATTGCCTATATTGATTGCCATGGATGGCTAAGACCCTGTAGTTACTTCCCGATTTCAGACATAAACGTTTTTGATGTTCCGTTTGACCGTGCCTGGTTTGAATCAAAGATAATGCAGGATATGAGGAAGATTGAGGAGTACAAAGGAAGGTGTGGCGTTTGTGAATACGTTAAAATCTGCAATGGCTGTAGAGTAAGAGCTTACTGGGAGCATAACGATTACATGCACGAAGATCCAATCTGTAAATACGTACCTGTAAAAATGAAGGTTGGAATTAAGCATAAAGGACTTCTTAATAAGACGCCAGAAAAAGGAGATGATATAAAAGATGTCACCCCCTGAAATTCGGGACTATAGTAAAGAGGCAACCTTTAAAGGCAGGAGGCTGGATTTTTCCCTGGGGAATAAGCCCCGTGCGTGGAGATTAGCCGATGCCTCCTGCCGGCTAATTATAGTGGCGGGAAGCGCCGTATTGGAGTATGGGAATAGTCCCGAAGCAGAGGTTGCAAAACACAAAACATATCAGGGGGTAGAGATGAAGGAGAAGGTAGAGAAAACACTGTATGTCGGAGTGGACTACCACAAAAACAGCTTTACAGCAGCTTATTTAGATTGTCTGACAGGGATACTTAATACCAAGAAGTACGAAGCAGAAGAGTTAGAGAAATTTAAAAATCACCTAACAACTTTTAGGAAAAAAGGATATTCAGTAAAAGTTGCGGTAGAAACCTTAACAGGAGTAACATTTTTTACGGAGGAGATAAGGAACTGCGTTGATGAAATAACTTACGTTAACACTAACAAATTTAAGAACATTCTAAAAGGTGTTAACAGTGCTAAAAACGACAGGATAGATGCAGAAACGATAGCCATTTACTATGAAATGGGCTTACTTCCGACAGTTTACGTCCCGACGAGAAAAGAAAAAGAGCTAAGGATAAAGATGAAAGAGAGAGATAGCTTTGTAGATATGAGAAAAGGGGTAATTAACAGACTTCATAGCCTATTGCTTGAATATGGGATAAAGACAAACAAGAGAGAACTCACCACGAAGAAAGGGATGGAAAGGATAAAGGAAGAAACGAAGAAGAAAGTGCCTCCGTCATTACGAGAAACGATATGGAGGCAAATAGAAACAATAGAATACTTAACAGATAAGATAAGAGAGACAGAAGAAGATATCAAGAGTTTTATAGGAGAAGATGAGGAGCTTAAGGGAAAAGTAGAACTTCTAAAAAGCATACCTGGAGTAGGAGATATAGTAGCTATAGCCTTTATATCTGCCGTATGTAACGAAGAGAGGTTTGAAAACGGAGACAAGGTAGCGGCTTATTTTGGACTTGTTCCTCGTGTTAATAGCAGTGGAGACGAAGTTAGAAATGGAAGGATAACAAAGAAAGGGGACAGCAGAACGAGGAACAAGATTATCCAGGCTACGAGAGCGTTATTGAACAGCAAGTTAGACAATTCAGTTAAAAGATTTTACGAAGGGTTAGTTAAGAAAGGTTTAGAGAAGAAGAAAGCGCTGATAGCTGCGGCGAGGAAATTGGTTAAAGTAATGTTCGCAGTTTTGAGAGAGAGAAGGCAATTTATGGATTTTGTTGAAAA encodes:
- a CDS encoding IS110 family transposase, whose product is MSPPEIRDYSKEATFKGRRLDFSLGNKPRAWRLADASCRLIIVAGSAVLEYGNSPEAEVAKHKTYQGVEMKEKVEKTLYVGVDYHKNSFTAAYLDCLTGILNTKKYEAEELEKFKNHLTTFRKKGYSVKVAVETLTGVTFFTEEIRNCVDEITYVNTNKFKNILKGVNSAKNDRIDAETIAIYYEMGLLPTVYVPTRKEKELRIKMKERDSFVDMRKGVINRLHSLLLEYGIKTNKRELTTKKGMERIKEETKKKVPPSLRETIWRQIETIEYLTDKIRETEEDIKSFIGEDEELKGKVELLKSIPGVGDIVAIAFISAVCNEERFENGDKVAAYFGLVPRVNSSGDEVRNGRITKKGDSRTRNKIIQATRALLNSKLDNSVKRFYEGLVKKGLEKKKALIAAARKLVKVMFAVLRERRQFMDFVENKCNLCVGG